The following coding sequences are from one Triticum dicoccoides isolate Atlit2015 ecotype Zavitan chromosome 4A, WEW_v2.0, whole genome shotgun sequence window:
- the LOC119287219 gene encoding short-chain dehydrogenase TIC 32, chloroplastic-like: MLPWLFSRKGASGFSWASTADQVTAGVSAAGLTAIVTGASSGIGAETARVLAARGAHVVMAARNLAAAEDVRQAVLAETPAASMEVMELDLSSLASVRKFADDFAARGLPLNILINNAGVMATPFSLSKDGIEMQFATNHVGHFLLTHLLLETMKKTSRESNVEGRIVNVSSEGHRFAYKEGIRFAKLNDEEEYSTIAAYGQSKLANILHANELARRFKEEGVNITANSLHPGSIITNLLRHHSIIDVMSRTLGRLVLKNVQQGAATQCYVALHPGAKGVSGKYWSDSNLYEPSDKAKDAELGKKLWDYTLDLVVA; encoded by the exons ATGCTGCCTTGGCTCTTCAGCCGCAAGGGCGCCTCGGGCTTCTCCTGGGCATCCACCGCCGACCAGGTCACCGCCGGCGTCTCCGCAGCCGGCCTCACCGCAATAGTCACCG GTGCGTCGAGCGGGATCGGCGCGGAGACGGCGCGGGTGCTGGCGGCGCGCGGGGCCCACGTCGTCATGGCCGCCAGGAACCTCGCCGCCGCAGAGGACGTGCGGCAGGCCGTCCTCGCCGAGACCCCCGCGGCGAGCATGGAGGTGATGGAGCTGGACCTCTCCTCCCTGGCCTCCGTCCGCAAGTTCGCCGACGACTTCGCCGCCAGGGGACTCCCGCTCAACATCCTCAT CAACAACGCAGGGGTAATGGCGACCCCTTTCTCCCTCTCAAAGGATGGCATCGAGATGCAGTTTGCAACTAACCATGTCG GGCATTTTCTGTTGACACATCTTCTGCTGGAGACCATGAAGAAGACCTCTCGTGAATCAAACGTGGAAGGAAGAATTGTTAATGTTTCGTCAGAGGGGCACAGGTTTGCATACAAGGAAGGCATCCGTTTCGCCAAGCTAAATGACGAGGAAGA GTATAGCACCATTGCAGCATACGGGCAGTCAAAGCTTGCCAACATTTTACACGCTAATGAACTTGCCAGGAGATTTAAG GAAGAGGGTGTTAACATCACTGCGAACTCTCTGCATCCTGGATCTATCATCACGAACCTTCTTCGCCACCACAGCATCATAGATG TCATGAGCCGGACGCTTGGTAGACTGGTGCTGAAGAACGTCCAGCAG GGGGCTGCGACGCAGTGCTACGTGGCGCTGCACCCGGGCGCGAAGGGGGTGTCGGGGAAGTACTGGAGCGACAGCAACCTGTACGAGCCGAGCGACAAGGCCaaggacgcggagctggggaagaagcTGTGGGACTACACCCTCGACCTCGTCGTGGCCTGA
- the LOC119283763 gene encoding uncharacterized protein LOC119283763, whose product MSSFQGWIDLPPELLTRVADGLDDLRFYTSVRGTCTAWRRALAPPTPSLLVLHRDGATRRRPAAIVSLPAHRSFGLKAIPSGSSCLGCGGGWLAFSVCLYDGQSLLTLFHPVAAAEILLPPLIYDTRLLSKIVFVPDPTRDDFTAATICDIDRLAYVTAGARRWAILDRVRLATGDQLIDVIYHQNGQNGMVYCLTRFGNVYVLHLPERRRREPVIIEDQTLAEDLVTRNRRIIQMHNAGSDLNAPASMQPLLLSSASSFTPLYIAVSDLTSAKNLVFCNGNLYQIWRNATCTVTLHLVGGSHRRIEEDEIFVLKYNPRRRPCWDAVADLGGYSVFVGRSNAVSMHAEGVPGLKGNCVYWIGGRGRDQGMVFDMGTGKSTPCLPSTAGVVPGPLQCTFCWYFPREVVNNCNTNELGVYGTGARVRAQRSQDMSQ is encoded by the exons ATGTCGTCGTTCCAAGGCTGGATAGATCTCCCGCCGGAGCTCCTCACTCGCGTCGCCGATGGCCTCGACGACCTCAGGTTCTACACCAGCGTGCGGGGCACCTGCACGGCATGGCGTCGCGCGCTCGCGCCGCCTACGCCATCGCTGCTCGTCCTCCACCGCGACGGCGCCACCAGACGTCGGCCCGCCGCCATCGTCTCGCTCCCCGCGCACCGCTCCTTCGGCCTCAAGGCAATCCCCTCAGGCTC GAGCTGCCTCGGTTGCGGAGGCGGGTGGCTTGCCTTTTCCGTCTGCCTCTACGACGGCCAAAGCCTGCTCACCCTCTTCCACCCAGTCGCCGCCGCCGAGATTCTCCTACCGCCGCTCATCTACGACACCCGCTTGCTCTCCAAGATCGTCTTCGTGCCTGACCCCACTAGGGACGACTTCACCGCCGCCACCATCTGTGACATCGACAGGCTCGCCTACGTCACCGCGGGGGCCAGGAGGTGGGCCATCCTTGACCGCGTCCGTCTTGCCACCGGAGACCAGCTCATCGATGTCATCTACCATCAAAATGGTCAAAATGGTATGGTTTACTGCCTCACTCGGTTTGGGAATGTTTATGTGCTCCACCTACCGGAACGCCGCCGCCGCGAACCCGTCATCATCGAGGACCAGACATTAGCAGAGGATCTTGTAACGCGTAACAGGCGCATCATTCAAATGCACAATGCCGGATCGGACCTGAACGCGCCGGCTAGCATGCAACCACTGCTCTTGTCTTCGGCGAGCAGTTTCACCCCACTGTACATCGCTGTTTCGGATTTGACGAGTGCCAAGAACCTGGTGTTCTGCAATGGCAACCTGTACCAGATCTGGAGGAATGCTACTTGTACCGTCACTTTGCATCTGGTGGGAGGCAGTCATCGCCGTATAGAGGAGGATGAAATATTTGTTCTCAAGTATAATCCCCGACGCAGGCCTTGCTGGGACGCGGTGGCTGACTTAGGGGGATACTCGGTGTTTGTTGGGAGGAGCAATGCGGTGTCAATGCATGCCGAAGGTGTTCCAGGGCTCAAGGGTAACTGTGTCTACTGGATAGGTGGGAGAGGTAGGGATCAAGGCATGGTATTTGACATGGGGACCGGGAAATCTACACCTTGCCTTCCCTCTACGGCCGGTGTCGTTCCGGGGCCTCTACAGTGCACATTCTGCTGGTACTTTCCGAGGGAGGTAGTGAATAACTGCAATACAAATGAATTAGGTGTTTATGGGACCGGAGCAAGGGTTCGGGCTCAACGTTCACAAGACATGTCACAATGA